A single region of the Myripristis murdjan chromosome 3, fMyrMur1.1, whole genome shotgun sequence genome encodes:
- the LOC115357222 gene encoding LOW QUALITY PROTEIN: uncharacterized protein LOC115357222 (The sequence of the model RefSeq protein was modified relative to this genomic sequence to represent the inferred CDS: inserted 2 bases in 2 codons) — protein MEDGAKEDPAQSKEPKFLGKAGWVKKATGRXVASYKDRYIHVEKTEIVVYENEDLQNCLERLDLENYDKCHELKTPFKRKNRLVLIRAPKAGNKVHDVKFQAQTPEEKDAWIKALSDGINRAKNKVFDEVKVDESSNLEHVTRARPKGNRNRRPPTRIHMKEVASASSDGILRLDLDLPDAIMPNGTHYVNADTSETPKEAIKVPMPPSNAKQAAEEEPSGLNVEEEPQTEPQPSPQKKVLKPPMPPSKEAKATATPEDKPSKEDGPEEKVLKPPXPPSKEAKPSASPVKESAKEANTDGMSEKSPDAKKKAVPPPTPPNKPISNSTSNLSEASQSTPEDLPPTPPSKDKKPAVPAVEPNQEIVPSNLDGTSDEKDESTRDENEEKEEPDDEMKPSISVSKEVVPDFKEDTLVTDSEGHLKVSEPEESEELALSSGTDNANSNTNESQMCSPASPVPTEPFKKSPGPLIPSKKKPVKPHPAEAMTPSELCQSHIHPTEENTTAVTQPQDKPDPISPQTASDISVSSPPTEETQNLPLESNIDIPVVVLSLNDPVVDSPSLSPLLYRLHAEKKERVEEKSVDSGRHTDDSEDSESGDTLAASTAALRGSNAGLDVLDISEDDTQITDSMGQVKPDEPPARTQPQVSSTKMRPPVPLKPAIKAKSASVGDLLADSSDYPQKSQHTRGMTVSDGAAAPSDDVMNLESEVAQEMEKTGELLNIVSESHVEGTGEGMPEDLLAKAMEKLKRADHFLREVKKLKDSELTKNTSKRNSW, from the exons GGTGCGAAAGAAGACCCAGCCCAGTCGAAAGAGCCAAAGTTCCTGGGTAAGGCTGGCTGGGTGAAGAAGGCCACGGGCA GTGTGGCCAGCTATAAGGACCGCTACATTCATGTGGAGAAGACAGAGATTGTAGTGTATGAAAATGAGG ACCTGCAAAACTGCTTAGAGAGACTTGACCTGGAGAACTATGATAAATGCCATGAGTTAAAGACCCCCTTTAAGAGGAAGAACAGACTAGTACTTATACGAGCACCCAAAGCTGGGAACAAG GTACATGATGTCAAGTTCCAAGCCCAAACTCCAGAGGAGAAGGATGCTTGGATCAAAGCCCTCAGTGATGGCATCAACAGAGCAAAAAATAAGGTCTTCGATGAG GTGAAAGTTGATGAAAGTAGTAATTTAGAGCATGTTACACGAGCAAGACCAAAAGGGAACCGTAACAGAAGGCCGCCAACCAGGATACACatgaaagag GTGGCCAGTGCATCATCTGATGGTATCCTACGTTTGGATCTTGATCTTCCGGATGCTATAATGCCTAATGGGACTCATTACGTGAATGCTGATACCAGTGAGACCCCAAAAGAGGCCATTAAAGTCCCCATGCCCCCGTCCAATGCTAAGCAAGCTGCAGAGGAGGAACCATCAGGCTTGAATGTTGAAGAAGAGCCTCAGACTGAGCCACAGCCCAGTCCCCAGAAAAAAGTCCTCAAACCCCCCATGCCCCCTTCCAAAGAGGCTAAAGCTACTGCAACACCTGAGGATAAACCTTCCAAGGAGGATGGCCCAGAGGAGAAG gTTTTGAAGCCAC TGCCTCCATCTAAAGAAGCCAAACCCAGTGCTTCACCTGTTAAAGAATCTGCCAAGGAGGCCAACACAGATGGCATGTCTGAAAAGAGTCCTGATGCCAAGAAAAAGGCAGTGCCACCACCAACCCCTCCAAACAAACCTATCAGCAACTCCACAAGCAACCTTTCAGAGGCCTCACAGTCCACGCCAGAAGACCTGCCTCCTaccccaccgtccaaagacaagAAACCCGCTGTTCCTGCTGTGGAACCAAACCAAGAGATTGTGCCCTCTAACCTGGATGGCACAAGTGATGAAAAGGATGAAAGCACaagagatgaaaatgaagagAAGGAAGAACCTGATGATGAGATGAAACCATCCATTTCAGTTTCTAAAGAGGTTGTACCTGATTTCAAAGAGGATACTCTGGTAACTGACTCAGAGGGACATCTCAAGGTGTCTGAACCTGAAGAATCAGAGGAGTTGGCTTTAAGCAGTGGAACAGATAATGCAAATTCAAATACCAATGAATCCCAAATGTGCTCGCCAGCCTCACCAGTGCCTACAGAGCCATTCAAAAAAAGCCCTGGCCCTCTGATACCCTCTAAGAAAAAGCCTGTGAAACCACATCCTGCTGAAGCAATGACACCCTCTGAATTATGTCAGTCCCACATCCATCctacagaagaaaacacaactGCAGTTACCCAGCCTCAGGATAAGCCAGACCCTATTTCACCACAAACAGCCTCAGACATCTCAGTCAGTTCTCCCCCTACAGAAGAGACACAGAACCTCCCTTTGGAGTCTAACATTGACATTCCAGTGGTGGTTCTCTCTCTGAATGACCCTGTAGTTGACAGCCCCAGCCTTAGTCCACTGCTCTATCGTTTGCAtgcagagaagaaagagagggtggAGGAGAAATCTGTGGACAGCGGTCGGCACACCGATGACAGTGAGGACTCTGAGAGTGGAGACACACTGGCAGCTTCCACTGCTGCATTGAGGGGAAGCAATGCTGGTCTTGATGTGTTGGATATTAGTGAAGATGACACTCAGATCACTGATAGCATGGGGCAGGTCAAACCTGATGAACCTCCAGCCAGAACGCAGCCTCAGGTTAGCTCCACCAAGATGCGGCCCCCTGTCCCGCTCAAACCTGCAATCAAGGCCAAGTCTGCCTCTGTTGGAGATCTGCTGGCTGACTCTTCAGACTATCCCCAGAAGAGCCAGCATACCAGAGGTATGACTGTGAGTGATGGGGCTGCTGCTCCCAGTGATGATGTTATGAACCTTGAGAGTGAAGTTGCCCAAGAGATGGAAAAGACAGGAGAGCTCCTGAATATAGTTTCAGAATCACATGTGGAGGGCACTGGTGAAGGCATGCCAGAGGATCTGCTGGCCAAGGCCATGGAGAAGCTGAAGAGGGCAGATCATTTCCTCAGGGAGGTTAAGAAATTGAAGGACTCTGAACTTACAAAGAACACAAGCAAGAGGAACAGCTGGTAA